AGTCAGGCTTTGTGTGTTTAAGTGTACCTGTCTCTCTGCTGTCTAATGTTAGCAGTGAGTGCCACGGCGATGTTGTCCCATGCAGTAGTGGTTTGTCCCTGTCCGGGAGAATCACAACCTAGCCTGTTCCAGCACTCCAAAAACACGGCCTTCCACTTTTCTTCAGAGTGAACTGCTAACCTGCCCAGCTTACTGCAATCGCACAAACACATCGGCTCCCCATCAACATTGATAAAGCCGCTTCAAATTGAACTGTGCTACAGAGATCAACACACACTCTTACAGTGCACGAGTCTTCTCCTTGTCTGAGTCGTAGAGGGTGGGTTTGTAGTAGGATCCTGACATCTTTAGTCCGCTTCCCCAGACTCCACTAAAAGAGCCTTCAATGTAGTCTCCATTCGGCATGGTCAACACACCCTgcagaaagagaaaaacaaagattACTATTTAAAAGTGTTGCtacgattattatttttttacataatattagaGAGTTGTAatattagtttaaatatttataataacactATTTTAATACAgctgtattaatataatagtattataagatttttaatataagatttataatattatcacaatttaaaatagcatttttcattttaatacattttaatatataatttatttctgtgatggtaaagctgatttttcagtagccagatatttttaaaaagcattatttgaaatagacattttaattgtatttattgtcaGTACTGATCATTGTAATGTTCCCTTGCTGAAAAAAGTTGTagcttctttataaaaaaaaacaaaagaaccaAAAAAACATTCACCTTTCCGTTTAGAGTCCAGTCTTCTGAAAACTCTCCTTCAAATGTGGTGTCATCCTCAGAGAGTAACAACCCATTTCCCTTTGAGAGAAACAATTAACAAGATAAAATCTTTAGTactttagtatgtgtgtgtgtgtgtgtgtgtgaggtttagTCATTTTTGTATAATCAAATGCACCTCAAAACGTATTATCAAAACGTATATAAACGTATATCAAAACGAGacaataggtaaaaaaaaaaaaatagcagctattttttcctttcttcagtttgtttcaaaaatataatttgaataaaacCTTTAtccataaaatgtttattttgtagtaactgttttataaaagcaataaagcATGAGAGGTCATGATATATcgtgaataaagtcataatatgCATGGTGTCTCGTACCTTCATTTCTAAAATCAAACCAAATGTGTGCATGTCAATCTCACCATCATTTTATTGTTGCTGAAAGCACCTTCATAGTACAGGCTAAACTGTGTAACAACAACTGCGTTCCCCTGACGCTGATCATCCAGCCACATGCCCATGTACTTCTCTcctctgacataaaaaaaaaacgttagtaTACTGCACACACACTTACAATATATACAACACATTTCAACTCAAGGCATAGAAGTGCCACAATCATTTTTGAATCTGCAAACCTGGTGATGTCATCAAACACTCCGTAGCCGGATTTTTTGTCATACTGCCACTGTCCGATGAAGACACTGGGCGAGGTGGAATTCAGCTTCCCACTACGCAACATCCCGTGACCATGACGCATGTTATCTTGGAAAAAACCCTCATATATTTCACCAGAGGCatatctgaacacaaacacacacacacactttcagtttTATGACATCGAATCACATCAACAAACAACAGTTAAAAAGTTCTTGGGcgtcagtaagattattatttttttattcctcttGCAATCTCAGTGAAAATTAGAGGTGTGCTGCCCGTTAAATAGGGTTTGTCATATAATTAAAGAAATTAGTACCAGGAACCAGAACAACACCAACAGCCTGGAGGTAGTGTGTCTGTAGTGTTCTCTAATTCTGATCAgagttatttttcaaatatctcatttaagttttttatactgtgcttcagaatacaaattatttatgaaatatgcttaaaaaaatgtCTGTCTACTCCTGTCAGGTTAACTTTAAATAGGACAAAGCACTGACCTTAAAATTTAGTTGGTTATTTGGTTTTTAAAATTTGTTCTCCACtctacatacaaaaaaataatatgccAAAGTAAAAACACTACCACAAACCTGAATGTTCCAAAGCCGTGCATCTTGCCATCCTTCCACTGCCCTTGGTAATGATCACAGCTGCTCAGGTTTTTGCTTGGCACAACGTAATCTCCAAAACTACAAATGAATTAAGAGACGTcagaataataatcaaaaaaaaaaaaaagagagttatCACTTACCCATCTTCAAGGCCGTTCTTGAATGTCCCTGTGTATATTCGTCCATCGGGCCATTTGACCACGCCCCTAGAACACAGACATAGCCAATCATCAACTTCAACGTTTTAAGAAGACTTACACACCCACAATTCCCTCTCTAATGACCTACCTCCCATTAGGTTTCCCTGAGACCCATCGGCCCTCATAAATGGCCTCCTTGAGGCGACTGTCTTTGTAGAATGTGTATGATGCTGTCCGTGAAATGGGCGGATCTGCTCTCTGCGTCACCCCTGTAGAAGGAGGCATCCCATCATGCCCCAGTCCACTAAGCGCTTGCTCCACCGCTTGGTTTATAGAACGCAGCCACTTCGTCTTAGAATCAGAACATCACCGTTTAACCAACTATACAGGTTTCTGTAAATATTCATTTTGTAAATAATCAAGTCAGGTCTACCTTTTCAGCTGGGGACGAGGCCAGCAGAGTGAAGCTCTCTTCAGgtgaagtcactttcaaaccataTCTGCAGAGAACCACACAAACTTCATAACTTTTCATAACACTTGATAATTATATAAAGCTAATAAACATGACTGGCACACTCACATCCCGGTGTTCTCCTCGGATATAGGCTCCACCCACAATGTAGCCAATGGGAAGACGTGATGAGTGGAAAACTAAGAGGGGTTGAAAAAGAAATGCAACTAATGCAAGAACAGCATACGGAAAATAAATGCACTAGGATTGTACACAATTCTGTGCACTCCGGATTAATGATGCACAATATATCAGTACCATCAGTTAGGAGATCTATTGATGTATTTACTGCCAGTTTTGAATCATTTGCTTAATTAATTGCATTTAGACTAAACAGGATTTAATTAATAACAATGATGGTGAAAATCTTGTTGTCATTCATTATTTGTCAAAAACTTGACACAAGCGCATCTCAAGCATGAACAAACTGTCAATTGGTTTACAGTTTTTgtaggtatgtttttttttccaaacagcATAATAGGATGGAAAGGGATAATGCTGATGAAAGGAAAAACAGACATACACGCACTGTAAAAAATATCAAGGAAAAACAACAGGGAGGAAAACAATGATTTATCATCTCAAATACTCACTGGCACATTCACTATGACGAGACTCAGCATTAAACAGAACCACTACTGTTCAACATAAAACCATCCAGCACAACATGCCCCTCACTACAGCCAGGTACATTTATGCATATGTGCTATAACATTTCTTTTACAAAGGGTTTGCAAGCAGGAAGCCTTGGAATGTACCCAACCAGATGTACTGTCATCTTACTTTGGTTTTAAACCACACAGGAACACTACATTTTGGAAAAGGTAGAGTCTAAAATTAAGCATTACAGGAATTTCTGCCAAAAACTAGACGTTTAAAGTTCGAGCTATTACAGATATTATGTGATTTTAATTGATGACattctttaaaggaatattcagAGTTAAATACAACTTCAAATCTCTTGACAGCATCTGTGGCCACAGAAAATCACTTTGACACATCCATCACTTCGTCCACTAATGCATTTCAAATTAAAGCATATGCAGAGATTGcacagtaaaacaaacaaatgaaaatatgaaagtcACACTGATGCAAAAGTATAATAACATCATGTAACTGATGTGACTATGAGTTAAGTACTTTTTAGGGAAGCAAACATTCACCCAGGAATTAATAAggtaagaaaaaaatttaaaaacttgCCAAGACAACGTTTTTCAATTTaaattagtttaacttgatgtactaaaatagttaaaatggaaatttaaaaaataaacaaaaatttgatctaaaataaaatacaaataaatattcataaaaccaataatagtatctcaattatATTAAATTTCACTGATTAGCATTTACATTTCGTCTtggtttttactgtaaaatgtgtCTAAATTATTTTCTGGATTAACCCTGTAGGGTCCACAACATCAGTTTACAACATCTTTTAGCGGGACTAAAATAAAGCTGctcctgtgtgtttttttttctcgaaaACCCCATTTACACAACTAACAGGTCCTATTCTTCAGCCTTGCAATGCTATTAGATGCTAGATTTTAAACATAGGCCTGTTTACCTGGCCATGAACTCACACAACCAGCAAACTTCCTTTGAAGCACATCATCGTGTTTTACTGGACTGGATAAATCTACATTCAAGTAAGCAAAAtgcctaaaatatttatttttacatgattGGTAATAAGTCTAGATCATAAAGATATTAAGGTATTGTTGAATGCATTGATCATTTTAGATTTTGACCTTATTATGTCAGTGTAATTTTAAAATTACAATGGGGTAGCAAAATTTTCCTGTGCACCTTGCACATTACATGGATGAATTGTGTTTCTCACTTATTACATGGGGAAATTAATTTAACcgcagaatattcctttaacaaCAGCACTGGACAAACAAAACACTACAGCTGTAGGGTGCATCCTTGGGCACTAGGGGACAGTATGCTATGGAGGAAACTCTTCATTCAAACAGCCCATACTTACAAGATTCTTATAGGGGACCATGCCCTACCAAAACAAAGATAAATATCACTAAAACTTCAGTCATTGGAAACAGTTTGTTAGTTTGGCCCTGtaagcaaataaaaaaactgaaatgaaagcaCTGTGTAAAGAAAGAAGGATGAGATCAACAGAAAAGGCAGAGAAAAGGTGAtactgaaatgaaatgaaagtttATAGAAAAGAGCAAACCTGTGCATGAACCAGCGCGTCGTTGAAAAGCATAAACCAGTTGACGGAAAAACGTCCTGCGTTCTGAAGAGTCAAAGCCTTATTACTGCTCTCACAGATCAGCCGGCGAGACGGTTTACGAAGAGAGTCCTGAAAGAAGAGGAGAACTCTTCATTAACAGTCACCCACATTCTAGCTCTCCTCCACAAGTGCACCGAAATAAAATTATGTGCTCAGTAGGAAGAGCACCTGGCTGTCTGGAGTGCATTAAACTGACTGGCATTTGACACGGGATAAAGTGCTTTTAAGGGCCTGACAGCAGCAAGGTGACTCACGGTCATCTTTCCAGGAAAGCTCTTCCAGAAGTGGAGCGTGTACTCAGCttccttcctcctcctcttcagatGAAGAGCCATGGATTCATATTTTGAGCTGGCATCTTGCAGTTTCTGATAATCCACAGAACTCTGTCACAAAGATACATAAGTGCACTGAGTGAAAATCAGTGGGCAATACAGCCAATCCTGTTATTACAAaattacacacaaacaaaaaagaataacCAAACAAACCTAAATAGGCAATAAataactatacaaataaataaccaaaaaaaataataataataagcaaaatagtaaataaacaagcaaaacaaatgcaaaaagaCCACTAAATACATAAGCAATATATAAGCAAAAACTAAATGAGAAAGCAAAtatataaagcaaaaaaataagcatgcacaaacaaataaataaatacagtaacactttattttaaggtgtccttgttacacgttatatgtacttactattacaataacaattaattatgcataattacatgcaagtaaccctaagccaaacccaaatcctaaccctaaccatatagtaagtacatgtaattaattgatattactcagtacttatatgtataattacattgtaacaaggacaccttaaataaagtataatgaaccataaatacatacattttcttaTAAGGTAGCCTGGTTTAATATTTCGTATGTACAATGAATACATGAATACATTtaagtggtcgaccgatatgtgttttttgacagccgatgccgatatcttggaaagccgGGGGGTCGATGGCCGATATAAAGCcgttatgattaaaaaaaaaatatatatatatatatatatatacagtacagaccaaaagtttggagacaccttctcattcaaagagttttctttattttcatgactatgaaaattgtagattcacactgaaggcatcaaaactatgaattaacacatgtggaattatatatggaccgaccatcacacagagaacacgtgatcaCGTTGGATAAAATGCACaattcacaagatctcacagctggatttgactaagtttgcaaggatTGTGAGatgaaatgttcattagtcatttaaaaatttgcttaaattatataaatgcatatttgcttaatgctgatggcaaacaagaaagtattataatgcttGCCTTtatattactaataggcctaatataaacgcaatcgttataatactttttgtaaaaattaattcctttgtttaaccgttctaatctgattattagacagacttctatcctcATTAGACAAAACTTTCATGACGATGACAAACAAGAGAGAGACTGTGAGCACTGTGCGTGCTCAGTCTCTGCCGCTCTCAGCGCCGTCGAAATAAAAGTCCCGCattgaacacatcggccaagcagaaaaacttatcggctgatgccgatatttgaaaaatgccaaatatcagcCAATACATCGGCCTTGGTGATACATTGGTCAACCACTAATCATTTTAAAAAGGTACATGAAGTGTTGCTGTGTTTCTAGTGAGTACCCACCACCTCATAGCAGGTAGCCAGTTTGAGCAGCAGTCGTCCGTATTCATGCAGGTGTTTTATGGGCAGGTAAAAGAGATGCGCCAGAACATCCGCCAAGGGCAAACCCTCTTCAGAACATTCAGACAACTTCTGTACAACCTCGGCCCCTTTGCCAAACACATCACTTCGAACAGAGTCAGACAGGGAGTCTTAATATACATGCTATAATTCAGTTTGTAATTATGTAAATATGAACACTGCATGAGCAATGGCAAATCATTTCCATTACTCTAGAGTTTTGCAGCAAGTGTGGCATCCTAGAACAGCAAAGTCTTAGGAAAACATTTGGAACAgggtcaaacacagacatataCTACTTACTGACAAGGTTTGACAAGGGCTTGAAATCCTCCCATGACTAAGAGATCACCAACTGCAGAACAGTACCTTTATGACACAATTAAAAGAATAAGGACATTATTACAACTAGGAAAATGAGTATGAGTAATATGTATACACTTATTCTAAATGACTGTTAGAGATTGCAGCCACGAATAGAAATGTCCGGTTAATGAAATTAATGTATTGATAACACAGTTACAATAATCTGATTTTAAGATTAACTGTGTTCATCTAGTTGGTCTTGATAAACACTGAATAAGCATTGGTATTCAAACTTGGCTGATTATTAAATCTGTTTATGACTGacatcataatcataattatttttaaatgactcaTTTTCCAGCTTTGTTCCAACAAATGGCCTAGATGGACTGGGTGGGAAAGTTTTGCATTGGTAACTTTAGAATACGTCTACACTGTAACTTAAAAACACTTCGTTTCATCATGGAGTAAGGAACAACAACCAACATCTCTTAATCCATCTGCTGAGCTCATCACCAAAATAACCACGTCATtctttaattgtgtgtgtgctgaatacGTACTCAGAATATGTGTCCAGGAACAGATGTGCATCATCTAGAATAACAAGACCTCGGATATCACGTGAACGCCGCAGGAAAGAGGTTAGAGAGGCCGAGGTTTGACCAGTGAGCTGAGACAGCCGGCCCAATCGTCTAATCAGATTCTGCAGACGTTCTGCAGAGGACTGACCGAGGGCGGAGCTTAGGGAATCTAAACgccaaaaaaatgaataaataaatgaataataataaaattactgatgatatgacaaataaaaatccCAAATAATGAATCAGACAAACAGGACGGtcatcattatattatattatgatatgatatgatatatgatataatgtgatatatcatattatattatatcatatcatattatatattaattaacataGATTCTTATAGTATATTTTGTTTagattattttgaatatatatatatatatatatatatatatatatatatatatatataatttgtataacttgcattcactttaattttagttactatgttgttttttgtcaattttatatttctatatagtaTTGACTATGCTATAtagtgtgtggttgtgtgtgtgtgtatatatatatatacacacacacacacacgcacgtatgTATACATGTATGAGTATACTACATACTATAtagtatttattgatttttattaattaggttttactttatttagttttagttattttattatttaaactataaaaaatttgaaatgttaccTTGGCAACAGGGggaaaataatttagattttttttaatatatttaattgtagttaacattcattttatttcaattaaaaaattttttatggttttagtttgttTCAGTTAACAATAACCTAACCTGTTGCATACATTAAGGAACTTTAATTGATTCAGCTGTTTCTCTTCCACTAGTCTTGCCACTAAATTACACCGTACTTGTGCAGCTCGTGCAGGGCTATAATGGAGATATGCTAAAGTCTAAATCGTACAAAACAACAAATCATCACACACACTGGCATACCCAGTTTAAGCAGAGGCTGGAGCAGAAGACTACTGATATTGCTGAGTTTGCAGTAATATTTCCTCACTGCGGCCGCCAGCTCATGCAGACTggcaataaaacccattacattaCAATCCGTCAGCGCCGCACATCTCTGTCCTCCTGCGCACACACTGCTTACATAGCCCAactaccacaaacacacacaatgaaaAGAGTCAGAACAAGTCATGTAAATAACAGCATTATGATTCAGAGCACAGTAgaattcaaaattatttattctatACAATAGCAAtttgaaaatgatgatgatgacttGCTCACATTCATACAAAAGGGCAGAAGCACCGGTTGCTGTGTGTACTCTCCTGTTTGCTCCTCTTCCTCAGTTTGCTCCATCACTTCCTTCACCTGCTGCCCACTGTAGTACAGGATTGGCTGGATACAATCGCCATCAGCCAATAAGACAGTGTGTTGTTGCCCCGCCCCAATATCCCACACACGAATCCCATCTGACAGCTGTGCAAAGACAAAAGAGGACAAACAAAGCAAACCTGTCATGAATCAGTATGTTGTCAATTCTACTTTAGGCAATAGCTAAGGCTTTAACCCACTAAACACTGGAACACAAATGACTCGATTTACTATTACATCATTCTGTGACTGCACATTAAATGTCATTGGTATATCAATAACATCACAAACAATATCCTATTGATATGAATCGTTTTGTTTATCATGCTTTTTCTTTGTAGATGATATTAAATATAGTGCCatcattaaaggtcccgtttttcatgcttttttgaagctttgattgtgtttacagtgtgcaatataacatgtgttcatgtttcgcgtctAAAAaaccacagtatttttcacacaattcacctgttcatctgtataccactgttttcacggtcataaaaacaggctgatgacttccttgttctatgaagtccctccttcagaaatacgtaacgagctctgattgtgccagtggttcctgtgttgtgattcgacaccagcttagcacacgctgccctcctggaaacgcaattgggctagttttggagtagttttgagaagcaagtgggcaggagcatgtgctggagatgtacttataatcacaggagcgtttttactgacgagatgcgcatgaaaatcgcattcgatttttttgcacagccctaacatctagttaacaaagctaaacagcgttgccctttgtgtaataagttacagaaactgttaaacgcaccaacttaaataataaaatacacttaccggttgtggtccataaacaacgccttctccagacaaagagggaactgctccatctttcaggaataatttttgtgcgaatccggcattagactgattgagattgaggaagctgtcctcagcaaaatgtgctgcacatagttttacatgtggattataattttcgggaaccgagttaaacataaattgtaaccattaatctctaagtacagcgtccccgGGAAGCCCAaaaaaaggtgattggactccgagatgaaaataacagcatttcgacgacatggcgacaaacacaaacgcaactcttcctcttttctgtgcgagcgcaacaagaccacgcccccccccTGTTTtagtattcatgtgggcggaggttagtcaaaaaacttttttagtgacgtcattactgcaggaactatagggatgtagtccaaacgggttattcattgtaggcgaattctgttaaataaaatatctcgattggcattgaactttgagctttagaattttacagatattatttatactctaacaacaacattgcacactaactaaagtttaaaacatgggatcacgaagaacgggacctttaaattaaaattttcctAAACTTTTTTTAAGATTTCAAAAGGCAGGGAATTTTATTCTCCCTCTTGtgatattttttctgttttatgtgCATGTGTGCACACCTTGGCTAAGTGAGGAAGGGTGGTTGGGGATTCCATGTGTCCCAGCTGTCCAGAAGTGTTGCAGCCCCAGGAGAACACCTGCCATACACATACATCACACACAAATTACAGGAGGATTACACTTATACAGTGCTCAAGCCACGGTTATGCAGGTGAAGTATGTTACCTGTGATTGGGCGGTCAGGGCGAGAGAGTGATGAGCACCAGCAGCCACTCTCAACACCTCTTTACCAATCAGACTCTTTACACAGACGGGCTGCGGtctgaaaagaaagagaaagaaagcagaGCACTTTATATTTTAAACCCCTGGAATCTTATGTAATTTATGAGTTGTTAGTTAAGACTGAGCTGCTCTCATGTCGCTCTGCTGATGGGAGGATTCTGACCTGGGAAGGAGGTCTCCATGTCCAAGTTGCCCTTCCTGGCCATGTCCCCAGCTCCACACTTCTGTCTGCAAAGGCGGCAGGTGGGCATCGGCCTCAGGAATGCCACCTGGAGCGAGCGGGATGGCCCGTGCACGGTGGCGGCTCGTTCTCCGCAATAGACGTGGAGACACTGAGAGcagcaacaaaaagaaaaaaaatctataacgtTTGGAACATCAATAACCAGAGGAAGAACACAATCCACATCCAAACTAACCAAAATGATAGATCATAAGAAACTGTAACTCATGGCAGTTTGTTCCTCACTGAATATGCATTAGTTCAGTTCTgccatataaacacaaacaaacagcataGGGGAAATACACATAAATCATTTAACAGCACAGACGCAGACCCAAAGACTTGGCCAACTCCAATTCTACtccctgcaaaacacacacacacacacacactcgttcaAACACAGTATGCCCAGGTGCACACAcgaacaaacacagacagactgCTGCCGTGCTGAGTTCTGTTCCAGCCCCACTGGGGTCCATCTGTTTCATAGGTGGGGCTGAGAAGATgagaaaaggtgtgtgtgtgtgcgtgcgtgtgtgtgtgtgtgtgtgtgtgtgtgtggcaggtaGCTGGCCACCATTGTCTTCTCTAGCATGTGCATCAGCCTTCAGCTGATTTATGAACTCAGACAATCACACCAGGCTGAGGTATCCTGGAGTCTCATGAGCAGAGAGACCTTAAAAAGTCCTTGCATTACAATTTCTAATGCAGCAAACTAAATGTAAATCACTTTAAACACATGCAAAGCACTAGAGCAGAAATTTTCTGACACCTCTGGAGACTTGAACTTGTTTTAATTAGGGTTTTTAAAGGGGGGTAATGTAATTATGTATCATGTATTAAATACAACCTGCTTGATGACTTAAAACCAGAAGGACTACTATGAATCTCACAGTGTCAACACATGACTTACATTCATATATCTCCCCAAACACAAGCAGAAAAATAAGAAATtgtattttgaattaataaaatgaagcATTTTTTTGGTTGATTTATCTTTGTGACATTATTATCTTGACAATTATGCACAAGTTCAATTACTGTCATATGAAAAAATATGATTctcaaaaaagtatatatatatatatatatatatatatatatatatatatatatatatatatatatatatatatatatatatatatatatatatacacacacagtacagaccaaaagtttggacacaccttctcattctaagagttttctttattttcatgactatgaaaattgtagagtcccactgaaggcatcaagggctatttgaccaagaaggagagtgatggggtgctgcgccagatgacctggcctccacagtcaccggacctgaacccaatcgagatggtttaggggtgagctggaccgcagacagaaggcaaaagggccaacaagtgctaagcatctctcggggaactccttcaagactgttggaagaccatttcaggtgactacctcttgaagctcatcaagagaatgccaagagtgtgcaaagcagtaatcaaagcaaaaggtggctactttgaagaacctacaatatgacatattttcatagtcatgaaaataaagaaaactctttgaatgagaaggtgtgtccaaacttttggtctgtactgtacatataattatccccaaacacacacacacacatacatatatatatattgtataaaaatgtgtgtgtgtgtgtgtgtgtgtgtgtgtatgtgtgtatgtatacatatttatatttataatttcagaatgtatatatatatatatatatatatatatatacacacaggtgctggtcatataattagaatatcaatgttgatttatttcactaattccattcaaaaggtgaaacttgtgtattatattaattcattacacatagactgatatatttcagatgtttatttattttcattttgatgattataactgacaactaaggaaaatcccaaattcagtatctcagaaaattagaatattgtgaaaaggttcaatattgaaaacacctggtgccacactccaatcagttaattaactcaaaacacctgcaaaggcctttaaatggtctctcattctagttctgtaggctacacaatcatggggaagactgctgatttgaCAGTTTCCAAAAGACggccactgacaccttgcacaaggagggaaaGACACAAAAGGTTATTGCAGgttatgtggtagaaaaaagtgtacaagcaatagggataaccacaccctggagaggattgtgaaacaaaacccattcaaaaatgtgggggagattcacaaagagtggactgcagctggagtctgTACTTCAAGAActactacacacagacgtatgtaagacatgggtttcagctt
This is a stretch of genomic DNA from Carassius carassius chromosome 10, fCarCar2.1, whole genome shotgun sequence. It encodes these proteins:
- the LOC132152102 gene encoding alsin-like isoform X1 — protein: MEKQISCGEEDGSGERGLLHTWMGYSYSTTPERILLSRPVLQAALGARHGVLLVEGGQVYSFGELPWKQNQTSSVVTEPVSEAALSEQRVVFVAAGFAHSGVVTEDGGMHMWGENTHGQCGLSGLSVIPNPTPVCVLDSEATPPQTVKILEVACGDQHTLALSGKHEVWAWGSGCQLGLNTSMFPVWKPQKVEHLAGRHVLQVACGAAHSLAVVCCLPPPQEPRKPPQDKCGQCHQMLYTMTDKEDHVIISDGHNCPVGVELESGETTSAFEGSPDQSSRFKQGKSSPTEHVPSMPTQIPKSPTFIANPESTTPSESKPASEPQNEVPASSQEPVEPAIEDPEEPEAPPTNGEVCVEASETSILEPDNCRATGGKSSPYPDEQAVKAYLKRLCDHALAEHTTKTPSTLHPAQLSSDCADCFTSDPLIPVAQSVTPMGSAFNNLVVSCASAVGERVASTYEALSLRKVIGYWVPGDRVEERLRQEEPMQGKKSSSLGDIREEEAELSRRLSLPGLLSQDNAEFEVEESLESKAKTQVSPRLLRRTSRHRARAIPLAPGGIPEADAHLPPLQTEVWSWGHGQEGQLGHGDLLPRPQPVCVKSLIGKEVLRVAAGAHHSLALTAQSQVFSWGCNTSGQLGHMESPTTLPHLAKLSDGIRVWDIGAGQQHTVLLADGDCIQPILYYSGQQVKEVMEQTEEEEQTGEYTQQPVLLPFCMNLGYVSSVCAGGQRCAALTDCNVMGFIASLHELAAAVRKYYCKLSNISSLLLQPLLKLDSLSSALGQSSAERLQNLIRRLGRLSQLTGQTSASLTSFLRRSRDIRGLVILDDAHLFLDTYSEYCSAVGDLLVMGGFQALVKPCHDVFGKGAEVVQKLSECSEEGLPLADVLAHLFYLPIKHLHEYGRLLLKLATCYEVSSVDYQKLQDASSKYESMALHLKRRRKEAEYTLHFWKSFPGKMTDSLRKPSRRLICESSNKALTLQNAGRFSVNWFMLFNDALVHAQGMVPYKNLFSTHHVFPLATLWVEPISEENTGIYGLKVTSPEESFTLLASSPAEKTKWLRSINQAVEQALSGLGHDGMPPSTGVTQRADPPISRTASYTFYKDSRLKEAIYEGRWVSGKPNGRGVVKWPDGRIYTGTFKNGLEDGFGDYVVPSKNLSSCDHYQGQWKDGKMHGFGTFRYASGEIYEGFFQDNMRHGHGMLRSGKLNSTSPSVFIGQWQYDKKSGYGVFDDITRGEKYMGMWLDDQRQGNAVVVTQFSLYYEGAFSNNKMMGNGLLLSEDDTTFEGEFSEDWTLNGKGVLTMPNGDYIEGSFSGVWGSGLKMSGSYYKPTLYDSDKEKTRALKLGRLAVHSEEKWKAVFLECWNRLGCDSPGQGQTTTAWDNIAVALTANIRQQRDSPELLSRSHHKTLESLEFIPQHVGPVTLEVHHKIRRYLVKACDTPLHPLGRLVETLVSVYRMTYVGVGANRRLLPQAVNEIKSYLSRIFQLVRFLFPDLPEEGGSLADSPKEKGGSDPAGKQLESPKPGCVVSSSALLLPVLLPRLYPPLFTLYALEKEKEDDVYWECVLRLNKQPDLALLAFLGVQQKFWPVTVTVHGEKQEVLSSTKDACFASAVETLQQISTTFTPSDKLQVIQLTFEEITQEVLALLKQDFLWSMDDLFPVFLFVVLRARIRNLGSEVSLIEDLMDPCVQHGEHGIMFTTLKACYYQIQHEKIT